The Rhizobium leguminosarum DNA segment GGCGGCGAAATAGGTGTAGGAGCCGTCCGATTTGATCAGCGGCCGGTCGATATCGTCGCCGACCTCGGTCGAGCGGAACAGCGTCTGTTCGCGATCCTCCCAATCCTCAGGCAGCTGGCCCTTCGGTGGCGGCAGCGTGCCTTTGTAAACGTAGCCCTTGAAGGTCAGGTCGTTGATCGCCGTGCGGATCGCGGCCGCACCATGGGCATGCAGCGTGCGTTCGGAGAAGAAGACGTCGTGATGGACGTTCAGCGCCGCCAGGTCTTCGCGGATCATCACCATCATCGCATCGATGGTGCGATCCTTGACGATTGGCATCCATTGGTCTTCCGGCATGTTGTGCAGCCGCACGCCGTAATCGGCGGCAAGCGACTGGCCGACGGGCACGAGATAGTCGCCTGGATAGAGACCCGATGGAATTTCGCCGATCTTTTCGCCGAGCGCTTCGCGATAGCGCAGGAAGACGGAACGGGCGACCACGTCGATCTGCGAGCCGGCATCGTTGATATAATATTCCTTCTCGACGCCGTAACCGGCAAAGGCGAGCAGGTTGGCGAGCGCATCGCCGACAACGGCGCCGCGGCAATGGCCGACATGCATCGGGCCGGTCGGATTGGCCGAGACATATTCGACGTTGACCTTCCGGCCCTCACCAAGCGTCGAGCGACCGTAATCGGTGCTGGCACCGATTATCGCAGCGAGCAGCCGCTGCCAGTAGCCGACGGCTAGACGGATGTTGATGAAACCGGGGCCGGCGACCGAAACATCGGCGACGTCGGCATCCTCCCTGAGCTTGGCGATGATGATGTCGGCCAGCGCGCGCGGGTTGGTTCCGAGCGGTTTTGCCAGCACCATCGCCGCATTGGTCGCGACGTCGCCATGGCTTACGTCACGTGGCGGCTCGACGGCGATACGGCCGAAATCGAGCTCGGATCGCTTTTCCCTGACCAGATCGATCTGTTCAAGGGCGGTTTTGATCCTGGCTTCGAAGTCGGTAAAAAGGTTCATCACACTCTTCCATGCATAGGCTGTGCCAAAGGCTTAAACCGGCCTTCGGCGGGGCGACCGCTGCCTATCGCAAATCCGGAGTCTGGTCAAACAATCGCCTGTGGGCGCTGATCGCATAGGTGTCGGTCATGCCGGCGAGATAATCGCCGACATGGCGGGCCTTCGGCGCATCCGACAGGCCGGCGATATGATCGACCCAGTAATGGCTCTGCATCTCCTTGGGATTGGCCATGTAGGCGGCAAAGAGATCGGTGACGA contains these protein-coding regions:
- the argS gene encoding arginine--tRNA ligase; the encoded protein is MNLFTDFEARIKTALEQIDLVREKRSELDFGRIAVEPPRDVSHGDVATNAAMVLAKPLGTNPRALADIIIAKLREDADVADVSVAGPGFINIRLAVGYWQRLLAAIIGASTDYGRSTLGEGRKVNVEYVSANPTGPMHVGHCRGAVVGDALANLLAFAGYGVEKEYYINDAGSQIDVVARSVFLRYREALGEKIGEIPSGLYPGDYLVPVGQSLAADYGVRLHNMPEDQWMPIVKDRTIDAMMVMIREDLAALNVHHDVFFSERTLHAHGAAAIRTAINDLTFKGYVYKGTLPPPKGQLPEDWEDREQTLFRSTEVGDDIDRPLIKSDGSYTYFAADVAYFKNKFDRGFDEMIYVLGADHGGYVKRLEAVARGVSDGKAKLTVLLCQLVKLYRNGEPVKMSKRSGDFVTLRDVVEEVGRDSVRFMMLYRKNSEPLDFDFAKVTEQSKDNPVFYVQYAHARCMSVFRQAREAFGDLDVSPAELAQAVAGIGDPAELQLVAKLAEFPRIVEAAAQSQEPHRVAFYLYDLASSFHAHWNKGKDQPELRFVNDKNRESTIARLGLVYAVASVLKSGLAITGTAAPDEMR